Genomic DNA from Coregonus clupeaformis isolate EN_2021a unplaced genomic scaffold, ASM2061545v1 scaf6223, whole genome shotgun sequence:
AATAAGAGAAGAGTGACTTACTGGTAGGATTGCCTGGATCTATTGATTTCAGGAGATACCAGTAAATATAAAACTCATCATTGAGGGTCTGGAGGAGGTGGGCTCATACGGTCTGTTGGAGTTGACCAGGAAGAGAAACGACAGCTTCTTTGCAGATGTGGACTTCATAGTGATCTCTGACAACGTGTGGGCGACCAGAACCCCAGCCCTGACCTACGGAACCAGAGGGAGCAGCTATTTCTTTGTGGAGgtgatgatatacagtgggggaaaaaagtatttagtcaggcaccaattgtgcaagttctcccacttaaaaagatgagagaggcctgtcattttcatcataggtacacgtcaactatgacagacatattgagaaaagaaattccagaaaatcacattgtaggattttttatgaatttatttgcaaattatggtaggaaaataagtatttggtcacctacaaaacaagcaagatttctggctctcacagacctgtaacttcttctttaagaggctcaactctgtcctccactcgttacctgtattaatggcacctgtttgaacttgttatcagtataaaagacacctgtccacaaacctCAAACAGTcgccactccaaactccactatggccaagaccaaagagctgtcaaaggtacaccagaaacaaaattgtacacctgcacaggctggggaagactgaatctgcaataggtgcagcttggtttgaagaaatcaactgtgggagcaattattgggaaatggaagacataaagaccactgataatctcctcgatctggggctccactgaAGATCTCACCAATCGGtcgaaaatgatcacaagaacggtgagcaaaaaatcccagaaccacacgggggacctagttaggaatgacctgcagagagctgggaccaagtaacaaagcctaccatcagtaacacactacgcctcgccacgggactcaaatcctgcagtgccagacgtctccccctcttaagccagtacatgctcCAGGCCCGTcccgaagtttgctagagtgcatttggatgatccagaagaggattgggagaatgtcaatggtcgtgatgaaaccaaaatagaactttttggtaaaaactcaacttgtcgtgtttggaggacaaagaatgctgagttgcatccaaaagaacaccatactctggctgaagcatgggggtggaaacatcatgctttggggctgtttttctgcaaagggaccaggacgactgatccgtaggagaagaatgaatggggcctgtATATGAGATTTTggtgaaaaacctccttccatcagcaaggcattccaaagatgaaacgtggctgggtctttcagcatcacaatgatcccaaacacaccgccgggcaatctcgaaggagtggcttcgtaagaagcatttcaaaggttCTGGGTGgctggccagtctccagatctcaacccctagaaatctttggaggggagttgaaagtccaggAAAATTGCCcaggacagccccaaaacatcactgctctagaggagatctgcatggaggaatgggcccaaaaaataccagcaacagtggtgAAAACctctgtgaagacttacagaaaatgtttgacctgtgtcattgccaacaaagggtatataacaaagtattgagaaactattgttattgaccaaatacttattttaatccataatttgcaaataaattcataaaaatcctacaatgtgattttctggattatttctctcatttgtctgtcatagttgacgtgtacctatgatgaaattacaggctctctcatctttttaagtggagaacttgcacaattggtggctgactaaatactttttttttccccactgtactcatTTGATTGGTCAAATTTTAAATATGACACACTCTACCAGGGTACCATTTGTTCAGTATCTTTCTCTGTTATGTGTTTGGTGGGTTTGGTGGCCCTAAAACTGGACCTCCATTCTGGAGTGTACGGGGGTTCTATCCAGGAGCCCATGTCAGATCTGATAGCCTTACTGGTGTGAGATACGAGCGTTTGACCGACAGCTCTTCCAATCCTCAAGAAAATATAGGCTCTACTCTCTTGTCTGATAGTAAAAATTAACATTTCATTCCATTATAGTTGAGGCTCAAAGTCCCTGCACTAAGCAAGAAATTAAGATAAAGTGTTGTATATGAGCTAAGGTACTTACCCAAACTCAGTTCTAGTTAAAACATGTTTCGTCAAAAATGTCTTCATTATTTCTTATTCCCTCCCAAACAGGAAGTCTGTTGGACCACACAGGTAAGATCCGAATTCCCTGGGGTCACTGAGTGATGTCTTGCCCCTCACTGAGGATGAGAGGAAGCTCTAGACAATATCAGCTTTTGACCTGGAGGAGATGCTGAAGAGGGTGGCTGGGGTCAAACACTTCCTACAGGACACTAAGGTACTGGGTACTGGTGCAACCCTAAAGGAATGACAGGTGCAACTGTGACTCAGGTTTGGGTTGGTTGAGAGGACTAGCCTGGccccagtctgtttgtgctgtcttaccaattttggtcattgtcatgccaaacataaCAACCATTGGAGTTGGCTATACTAAACTAATCTGGGCGTGAGGAGGAAGACGTGTTTGGTCAGTGGATACTGTAGAAGTCGATGTTTGACAGAGGGTGATTACTCTTTTTTGGATACACACTATCTGAGCTTTATAACATGATACAAACAAACCGTGTTCATTAATATGCAGGAGGATGTCCTCGCATGGCTGGTGCGATTGGTTACCCATCCCTGTCCATCCATGGGATCCAGGGGCCTTCTCAGATCCAGGACACAAAACTGTCATCCCCAAACAGGTCACAGGGAAGTTCTCCATCCGACAGGTCCCCAACATGGACCCTCCAGATGTGGAAAGGAAGGTACAGAGTGTCTACCTGTCATGGTTTGAATTACAGGGGTACCAGGGTTGTTGGGACAGGAGCATACCCATAACAAGGATCAAAATACAAGCATGGACATCCTCGTAAC
This window encodes:
- the LOC121559773 gene encoding LOW QUALITY PROTEIN: beta-Ala-His dipeptidase (The sequence of the model RefSeq protein was modified relative to this genomic sequence to represent the inferred CDS: inserted 2 bases in 2 codons; deleted 4 bases in 2 codons; substituted 1 base at 1 genomic stop codon) — translated: MLKPLFQYIDDHQNQFVQRLTEWVAVQSDSGDHTKWGEVERILNMTAVRIQEMGGIVELADVGTHQLPSGETGPLPPVILAEFERDPKKSTLCIYGHVDVQPAKMADLWTTSXFNLTEIKGNLYGRGATDNKGPVLAWLHAVESYLATKKEIPVNIKLIIEGLEEVGSYGLLELTRKRNDSFFADVDFIVISDNVWATRTPALTYGTRGSSYFFVEVMIYSGGKKLDLHSGVYGGSIQEPMSDLIALLGSLLDHTGKIRIPGSLSDVLPLTEDERKLXTISAFDLEEMLKRVAGVKHFLQDTKEEDVFGQWSYPSLSIHGIXGAFSDPGHKTVIPKQVTGKFSIRQVPNMDPPDVERKVQSVYLSWFELQGYQGCWDRSIPITRIKIQAWTSS